The genomic stretch CATCAGATCCAGGAATAAGACAGATTAAACTAAAGATCCTTACAGGGTTGTCTGTACTCTGATTAGACTGCACTTGGTTTCCTGAGTGCCCTGTCTGAAGATAACGTGACCTACTGAGCACAAACTCCTGTCTTGAAACCACCAACGAATGGATTCCTCGTGAACCATGTTTTGgattttcagctcagttttttttatttatttatttaaataattaGGAAATCAATACAATTCACTCACAGTCTTCAGGAAGGATTTTCAAGCAATCGTTATGCAAAAATATATGATTATTGAAATTGTAAGGACACATATTGCTTGCATGTATAAAAATCTCCAGTATGAAGCAAAGATTAAGTATTAACATAAAAACTGAGACTGTACCAAAACAATTTCAATAATAAATAGTTTTAGCTTGGTAGTAGATTAAAGTGAGAACTTGTGAAATAAGAAATAGTTGCTGCTCAATTCAGTACAATCAGGATTTGCTACTGCAGCTTTAGTTGGTCTGATATGAGCTTTGGGTAACTTTTAGTGCTTTAAGTGTTAGCAAACTGAAGCCAAATATTTCTCTGTAATGGACACTACTCAGCCAGGTCTCTgagttttctctgctgttgttgctgttgcacTATTCTGCAGCATTTAGCATTATCCCGCATTTGTCCTTTATGAAAATAGTGGCTAATTTTACATAGTCTCTCACTTCAATATAAATAACTGACAAGAAAAGTGGCTCATATTAAACTTCAATGACGATGTGTGCACACTGTGTAGATTCAGAGATCAAAACTATCCCCTTCAACAACCATCTCAACTCTATTCTACCTAAAGTGCGATGTGGCACTACACACAATATCCATTGTTCACACTGCAGCTAATCCAAGTTTCAATATGTAAATGACAAATTCatagaaatgtgcattttattgccaaaatggaagtgaaaatgaaacaaggTGCTTATTATTTGACgctgtctgctctgcagcagatCATTTTTCAGAGTAACACCTCCCTGACCTCTGACTGTTATGACAGTGGGAGAGTTAAGGAAAACGGGGAACTCTGGACGGTCCTTGGCTGCCTCCACCCTTCCTTAAACACTCTGGTACAAATAATCTGTCATCAGTGCACTGGAGTGGGGCACAGGGAAAATGCACACTGGAACTTTACATTTCCCTGACCTCTAATGAACCAAAGCTTTAAGCTGGCTTCAACATGTGCGCACCACACTGCAGCTACACCACGCCTCCTTACTGTCTGCTGCACTGTCTGTGGCTCTCCACCAGAAGCTTTTGTACTCATGACCACAACGTTTTAATGGTGAGCTTTGGTCTGAGTGTTTGCAATCAGCCTGATCCCTTGATACTGTAAAAGGAATTCCTTCAGATTACCTTTGCTGAAATCAGTGACTGACCATCAGCTGATCCCAACGAACGCCATCAGAGCTCTTCAGCTCATTCACGCTGTGCTCTACTGCTGACCAGCTGTGctcctttctccctccaacACAACGACCTCTTCCTGTTCTCTTTTGAAAATAAACTCGGCCACAGCTTGTTCCTGTGAACTTGAGCATTTTTTCAAACACAGCTATGTGGCCATGCACACAAATGAGGTTTTAGGTTCACAGTGGGAACGTTCCTGAACTGTTGAGATGAAAGCCTAACCGATGTTTGGGCGGATTTCCTTTCGTACCGCCTGCGCCCTGGCCTGGTTAGCAAAGGCAAAGACAAAGGGCCTGAAAATATTGAGCCTACACTTTCAAGCATGAGGTAAAGAGAGAGTGTAAAGATTAACTCGTAATTTGTGTAAACTCTATCTGAAAATCTCCATCATTGCTACAGCAAGTCCAAGGATGATCCATGACTGTGGCCCAACATCTGATGCATCATTCATTTTGAAAGGCATATTGCTTCTGTCAGTATTTGTGTCTTGGATCTTTTGCTCCGTAAGATGATAATTTTTCACCGTTTTGGTGTAGTTTTTCTCTTCGGAAACACACTTGTAGGTGCCGTAGCTCTCTCGTGTCATGGCAGGGATGAGGTGCAGGCAGTTAGACTGCATTTGTAGGCAAGGGCTGCTCTGGCTTCCATGCTCCCAGGTGTAAACAGCATGGTAAGAATCTATGGGACAGGACAGATAGAAAGGGACACCCAGGGGGACAGAGTGACTGGTCATCTGATCCGCAGGTGAAACTGTCTCCCGTTTGGCCCGGTGTACTTCCTTttgttctaaaaaaaacatgaacagataAAATAGAGATGTGATCAAAATGTTTTGAGCTCTTAGTAAGTGTGCTTTATGAATAACAGTCTCAGCATTACTTACCTTTAACTAATGTACTGCACACACTTATTTCCCCATCCATGATATTCTGAATGCCTCCActgtgaacaaaaacaaaacagatacgTTTTTGTGAGAGATGATTGACTTTGACATTGCCCTGCTGACCTTTTTAATTTtggaaaaagcatttttttctgatcCTGCATCAACATTTATTCCTGTCTTTGGCAGAAAGGTGACACTAAAGCATGTAACAGAACCACCGATCCACCAGAGGATAGCTTGTTAGTGTCATGCTATGCCTCCCCGAGGCTTGAGAAGTGCACTCGTGCATGAAGGTGCAGTATCATCAGGGGCTGATAATGAAGGGAGTGAAGCACAAAAGAAGGACTTTGACATAGGAGACCATGGTTTGACTCCCTGTGCAGCCAATAGTAAGTGTTGATGATTTTAAGGAAGTGGTTACTTTAAGCCAACCAATGATCTTATCCTaacctaaccaagcagttttggtACCTAGACCTACCGTCACCGAAAAAGCTTTAAAAGCTTATTTCTTATTGCTAACTTAACGTTTTCACGCCACAGCGAGGCAAACCATGACGCTGACAAGGTGAATCGGTAGCTCTATTACAAGCTTTGACGTGATACTGAGTTCCAAAAGGACATGCAGAGAGCAGCTATTTTATATCGTTGACTTTAATACGTTGTAACATGAAAAGGCTGTGTACAGAATATCAAAAGTCTGCTTAAGAGCAAGACTCTGCCGTCCACACTTACGGGACAGTCGGGGTGCATCCATACTCAGTCCAGGCACAGTACGGGTCCCGGGCCAGAACACAATCTGCACAGGAGTTGTTGTACTTCTGACACCTCTGGAGGTCCACAGTAAAAATTTTCTCTGAAAAACCCACCACTAACTTTTTctgagcagagggagacagaaacacaattattttgaaagtctaattGGACGTCACTAACGAGATCTagtatatttattatttattctttataCTTGACTGCTTGTTAGAAAATGACCATGCACAATGCCTAACACTCAGATGGCATTATGAATGATCAGCACCTTTTTGGAGTCGAGTTTCATTGATTGTATGGTCGAACGGCTGGAGAGTTGTGTTTCAGAGATGATGAAAGGTTTGGACCCAGCCTCTAACACTTTATGGATCTTGCCAGAATCTGTGGAAAGAGCAGACAAAGGAcaatttgtttgttgttattttgggaGTGACACTGTGTGCATATTTTTAGCCCATTGTTCCTAAGAGAGATCATAGACAATGCATGATTACAAGCCAGACCAACAGCGAAACACATAAAGTAGTGAAGACTATCAATATGTTGAACaatgtcaatttttttttgcagtcagAACCTACCTGTGGATAGAAGCAGGACGTTATACGTGTGCTGGTCTGCTGCCTGGACTCGATCCACAGCTATCTTGGTGTAGTTGTTGGTGCTTACATAAAATGGGGCTTTATAATGCATGGAGTGAACCCAGTCAGTCATTTCTGGGTGTTCCTTCACTATATTGACAGTGGTCAGTGGCaggcttttgctgttttttacacactgaaaaatacatggacacaacatttttttattcaaaagtGGTCTGTGTACTGTAGGAAATGGGAACATAAGCTAAATGTTTGTAGGACACCTCAGCTATACAAAACAGAAGGCATCCAAAGTATGAAAACAAGtcagacacaaacatttcatcGCGCTATAAGCTGGATAGATGGAAGGAAGGGGGTGGTTTTCTATACAAGCCAGCTGCAAAGACCACGTCCTTCGTGGAAAAGCTGTCATTACTCAATGGGTCAGTAAACTGTTTACTACAACAAGAGGAAATTCTGCAAACAATGTTTGTGGGGCCTCTTTAGTTCCTCAACTACAGAGCTGAACTCTAgtagactaaaaaaaaaactctagtagactaaaaaaaaaaaaaaaaaaaaactacaatcaaaatcaacacatggaaacactgaagcaCACGTGCTGGGGTTCGGTACAGCAGACACGCACTTTCCATGTCTCCACCCATTTACGTAATATGTTTTTTCAAAACCTACAGTCCTACGCAAGGACATGTGATATACACTAGACAAACCACAATAAATGTGAATGAAGTGTTGTGACGATACAAAACATAGCAACAAAACAGATCCTTACTGATCCGGGCCTTGGATTGGGGATGTCCTTGTTGTAGCCCTTAAAGTCTGAGCTCTCAAATATGTCTTCAATCATTCCCACTGAATAGACGCACACTGCTGTGGAGTTCctagaagacaaacaaaataccTGAAGTGAACTGTGACTGGATCACTGAGTGACTTCTAACAGATAATAGGGTGTGCTACTCACAAAATGGCTCATACCAAATTCATGCAACCCAATCAATCAGACTGACAGAATGAATGGCAAACCCTTATTACacatacaaataaatatttcatttccagTTCAGACCAAACAGTACTGCCAGTTTTATAGGACTCAGGGGTAAAAGGGCCGCTCCCTTGGCCATGTAACTTGGCCCATACCAAGGACTGACAGTCAGgatatctctgcctctgctgctctttgctaTTCCTATTAAAACCTATTCTGCAACCGGCTGTGTGGGTCAAAAGCTACAGGCCAGAGTTATTTTTGTCTCCATGGGcgaaaaacatttcaaaatgctgaGCTTTCAACTTTAAGTGAGTGCCATTCTGTGTCCCCCTGTCAGCATGTTGCTTGGGTTGTTGCTTAGTTGCGGATCATTAAGGAAGGGAAAGTGTCTAACCAGCTGCTCGTGAACAGGGCATAGACTCTGGTGTCACGCCAGTCATTGGCGTGCATCACGTGAACATCTTGGAGACGGTTGAAATAGAGTGACTCCTCCGGAAACCCACAGACAAGCCGGGCCTTGAGGAAAGATGTCCACATGTTCTGGAAGAATCTTTTCGATCCACCTTCATCTACCTGCAAAATGAGACCAAAGAATGACACGAGGAAGACGCTCTTTCGCTTTTCGTGCGAGGGTTACTTGATAGGACTGTTTTTACATGTACCATGACATTTGGGACAAAACCGCTTCTAGGGCAAGTCTTGTTTTGTACAGATGTCAAATAACAAGGATGTTGAAAAGACTGTGTTTCACCACAATAACAGTATTACAGGTGAGTTAATCGAGGGAGAAGAAACCTGTTTTGTTGGTACACTGGACATTAATCTGGTTAAAGACTTTAATTATGCCTTGGTCAAAGTCTGGCATTAtattcacagagctgcaggataTCATTGTGCCTTCTGTATCTTCTATCACCCTTTGTTTTTTTAGCACAGagcaaataaataattaatttccGATCCTGTCATATTACCCATGGCAACAACCTGCATGCTCAGTATGAGTACATCAATACGAGCCACTCCACTGGAAAAACTGTGAATAGTAGCTGAACTTAAACATTGTTCCTGGAATAAATGAAGGCTAGAGTCAACATCAAACAAAGTGGTTGGACAGATGGCGTTTCATCTCCTTTGTCTGGAaactttgggggggggggggtcgctGTAGGAGACACAGCAGACTCGCCCATAGACTATTACAATTAAACTCTGCTGAAGTCAGTGTCCCaatattcagattttctttattCTAATAGACACTAGAAAACAAAAGAGCCAGCACCCCGCCCTCCTCACGGTGGCCATGCTGGGCCTTTCATCCAACCAGACCAAAGAAGGTTGAACAGTTGGGGTGGATCGATACCAAATATTGATACTAATGAACAATAAGTCTTGCTTTGAATACCATTACTAGCAAATAAATAGGACTGATACCCGGGAATTCATCTGTCTCACATGAAATTAGGACTCTATGTGTGCTTCTCTGCAGGAGATGTGTGCACAAACAGTGATCACCTTGAAAAATACTAAATGTTTGGTAAATCTCTCTGTGATAAggaaataaactcacaataaaccTACAAATGTATTTAGATCAGAGATCAGATCATTTACTCAGATGATAAATCATGGCTCATCACTCACCCTACACGATAAAATGATGCTTTAATGACTAAAACACATCTGTATTGATAACAGTGATTCCAGTCCCGCTGTTACTTTATATGGGATCATATCCAAATCGTGTGGTGTAGCCCACCCTCAGTCAAAGAAAGACTGAGTCATGGCCACGCCCTCCCACTTGCTGAAATGAGTATTATGAAGCTTCAGTTTATTTCTcaagaataaaaacagtttgataTTTCAAGTAAATATCTTCAAAACTAAGAATACTTTTCATAGAATTTCTGTACTTGAGTCCATGCGAGTGGCATCTACCTTCCTACCTGCCTCTACCTTGAACAAGATTTGGATGGCTGTTAGCTTGATTACCGAGGCTGAGCTGAAGAGATTTGCGGGAATTTAGCAATCCAGTAAGATGAGAGCTTCACTGATGTAAGCTGAGCCTCCTCCAGTGTCCAGCGTACCTTACAAACTCTGGCAACCCTCGATATCCAGGGGTCAGCCTCCGGGTTGTGATCTGAGTTCTTTTCACGGAAAAAGACGTAAATTTTCTCGTCATCAGGGTGCTCCTCCTGCTTCACCCAGGACGCAGAGATGAAGGTGGGGTCTGTGAGGGGAGGACATGTTTACCCAAGTGTTTCACTGTTGACAGTGCCAGCAGAGAATATGTGATGAAAAAAGCTTCGCATGcgaaagcaaaacaaaagataaTGAAACTGTGCAGAGGAGTGGACTGAACAGTATGAGGTAAAGCCTTAACAGCACTATTAATCCCCACTGATTGTGggtttatgtttttgtatttcatttggtGCGCTGGCACATCACAGTACTAATGGGACTTACAGTGTAGCATTCATCATACATTATGAATTGCCATCAGTCAGTTACCCACCTGAGACCCAGCTCTCGTACATCCAGACATTAGTTCTGCTGCCGGCTTTCCTTCTGAATTGTAATGAACTTCCATCAGCGTCCAAAGGTGCTGCTGAATATAGATCCTGGTCTAAAATTAGCAGATGGAGACATTGCATGAAACGGATGAAAGATGTTCAGTTATTGAGTATATTTCTGTGAAAATGCACCAGCTCGCCAACTCTGCACTCACACATTTGCTGATATGGTTACATAAGCACTGAGTCACATTTTGCGCTTGTGCTGGAAGCTGTATTTAACATACCTACTGTAAGAGAAAAGTAGTTATGTGTGTAGGTGAATGGAGAGATGCCTGTCCCCTCATAGCTCTCCACTATTTCTTGAGACCGATTCTCCGCTGAAGGAAACTGTAGAACAGAAGGTCAACAGAATATTGCTGAAGACAACAGCGATGGAAATATAACAAAGCACTGAACACCCATCTGAAATTACACACAGGTTGCTGATTAAAGAGTAATTGCAACCCTAGCCATTTCACCAACAGCACTATGCTTTAATCAGCTTTGCCCGGCTGTTGCCAGTAATTAACCAACCacaaaaactgcagtgtgtcaAACAGATGTGACATAAAGTGCAACACATATTAAGAGATGTACACAAGCACTCACGAGCTTCCAACACTGTggtttttgtccatttgttccacagacaaacaggctgtCTTGAAACTTCTCAATGACTGTAATGACATTGTCACAGGGGCCCTGCAACACAGAAGCTGTTATTACCAAGTCATCACACAGAATGAGCCTCCATATTGTTCAAACTTGTTGAGCAGCCATTCCTGATACACACATCCTCGCCCTCCAGTTACTAACCTCTTTGCACTGTTGTTGCCCTGTTGTGTTCAGAGAAAATTTCTGCAGGGGGCAAGAAGTGGTAGATGAATTAAAGTTTTCACTTGAGGGTAGTTTCAAATGAGACATCATgaatagaaaaataacatttcagcCCTTATCAGTTTCTAACTAGTGAAGAATGTTAAAGCTCTGCCTACAACTTGGTGAGGCAGAGCTTTAACATttgagatgaaaatgaactCATGGCTGCCAATCTGAAAGCCATTTTAGGTTTTCTGTCTTAGAATTACTCTCTTCAGCAAAATCTATTTCACTCAAGATAATGTCTTCTGCTCAGATGGCTTCAGCTGCTCCTATCCATTAGTGAAAAGAAGAAACGTCTATCTTATGGCCAGAACTGAGGCCACATTTCTGCTATTTCATtggaaaacaagcagcaaacatCAAACCATTATTCATTCAATGATAAGAGAATTTGCAAGAATTTTGTGGCTTATTATAGAATCTTATGGACATCATCAGGGTTTGTTTGTTCACCCCCAGTAGTTAATCAGCAGCGCCTACTGACTTGCTGCATATTAGCTGGCTTTGAAAGGCTGTATCAGTGCTGTGAGTGCTGCCAGACAGGCTCCTTGTGTAACAAAGGGTCTGTGACAGGCGTCTGTGACAGGCGTCTGTGACAGCCATCTGTTACTGTACAGCATCTCATTATAACCCAGGCTGCATACCCCACTGTCACCAAGCTGGGAGCCCATCAATAAAGCATTAGACAACTTGAGGAAGAGTAGGtgaaacagcacaacaaaaagGTCAAAAGGAGTGGTTCAAAATCTGTTAGATGAAAAATACTCACCTCTATAATATGATAGTCATCCGCATTAAGTTTAAGCACAAAATCTGTCCCTCCAACATACATCTCCTTAGAGTCCTCGTGATAGAAGAGCACAGTGTGGTTCTGATAGACTTGGTATTCAAATACACCATTTGTCATATCTGAGGGAAGATCAAGAGTCACACTTTTAACCTGCGAGGATGTTAGTGGTCAACCATGTCAGTGACTGCATTGTGTATCAACATCACAAAACTGAACTACGCTTAAGGAGGATTTGGAGACAGGATTAACTCTATAACTGATGTTTCTGAACGCCTCCgctgattttacacattgaACGAGTCTAAAACGCTGCAGAAAACTAACTGTGAAGAAGTGACAAGTGAACCTACCTTTGCTCAACACTCTGGGATTATCTTTAGATCCAAGAGTCGGTGTGTCCTCCCAGCCAACGCTAAGGACTAGTAGAAAATCGCTTGCAAGACAAATACACATGGAAACAAATCGCCTCATATTGTCCCTTAGTTTGTGAGTATTTCTGTTAATTCCGTTCGTGTGCACTGTACTCAAACACCGTCTATCCACAGTCTGAAAACAGCCGCTCGAGCGCCAGGCTTTTATccagactcctcctcctccacggTCTCAAGGGATTAAATGTCAAATTAGACCGGTGCAGAATATTAATCTATTTAAGCATTAAActctggaaataaaaacatattgcATCCTTTCGAATAGGCGAGGAGTAAACGGGGAA from Chaetodon auriga isolate fChaAug3 chromosome 6, fChaAug3.hap1, whole genome shotgun sequence encodes the following:
- the sema7a gene encoding semaphorin-7A isoform X1, translated to MRRFVSMCICLASDFLLVLSVGWEDTPTLGSKDNPRVLSKDMTNGVFEYQVYQNHTVLFYHEDSKEMYVGGTDFVLKLNADDYHIIEKFSLNTTGQQQCKEGPCDNVITVIEKFQDSLFVCGTNGQKPQCWKLFPSAENRSQEIVESYEGTGISPFTYTHNYFSLTVDQDLYSAAPLDADGSSLQFRRKAGSRTNVWMYESWVSDPTFISASWVKQEEHPDDEKIYVFFREKNSDHNPEADPWISRVARVCKVDEGGSKRFFQNMWTSFLKARLVCGFPEESLYFNRLQDVHVMHANDWRDTRVYALFTSSWNSTAVCVYSVGMIEDIFESSDFKGYNKDIPNPRPGSCVKNSKSLPLTTVNIVKEHPEMTDWVHSMHYKAPFYVSTNNYTKIAVDRVQAADQHTYNVLLLSTDSGKIHKVLEAGSKPFIISETQLSSRSTIQSMKLDSKKKKLVVGFSEKIFTVDLQRCQKYNNSCADCVLARDPYCAWTEYGCTPTVPGGIQNIMDGEISVCSTLVKEQKEVHRAKRETVSPADQMTSHSVPLGVPFYLSCPIDSYHAVYTWEHGSQSSPCLQMQSNCLHLIPAMTRESYGTYKCVSEEKNYTKTVKNYHLTEQKIQDTNTDRSNMPFKMNDASDVGPQSWIILGLAVAMMEIFR
- the sema7a gene encoding semaphorin-7A isoform X2; translation: MTNGVFEYQVYQNHTVLFYHEDSKEMYVGGTDFVLKLNADDYHIIEKFSLNTTGQQQCKEGPCDNVITVIEKFQDSLFVCGTNGQKPQCWKLFPSAENRSQEIVESYEGTGISPFTYTHNYFSLTVDQDLYSAAPLDADGSSLQFRRKAGSRTNVWMYESWVSDPTFISASWVKQEEHPDDEKIYVFFREKNSDHNPEADPWISRVARVCKVDEGGSKRFFQNMWTSFLKARLVCGFPEESLYFNRLQDVHVMHANDWRDTRVYALFTSSWNSTAVCVYSVGMIEDIFESSDFKGYNKDIPNPRPGSCVKNSKSLPLTTVNIVKEHPEMTDWVHSMHYKAPFYVSTNNYTKIAVDRVQAADQHTYNVLLLSTDSGKIHKVLEAGSKPFIISETQLSSRSTIQSMKLDSKKKKLVVGFSEKIFTVDLQRCQKYNNSCADCVLARDPYCAWTEYGCTPTVPGGIQNIMDGEISVCSTLVKEQKEVHRAKRETVSPADQMTSHSVPLGVPFYLSCPIDSYHAVYTWEHGSQSSPCLQMQSNCLHLIPAMTRESYGTYKCVSEEKNYTKTVKNYHLTEQKIQDTNTDRSNMPFKMNDASDVGPQSWIILGLAVAMMEIFR